Proteins encoded within one genomic window of Fragaria vesca subsp. vesca linkage group LG1, FraVesHawaii_1.0, whole genome shotgun sequence:
- the LOC101299611 gene encoding uncharacterized protein LOC101299611, protein MMGKQSGKKKKSSGDSPKPNQSSDNSPKTQDKDTEVFIAMSHELKDEGNKLFQKRDHEGAMLKYEKALKLLPRNHIDVSYLRSNMAACYMQMGLSEYPRAINECNLALEVTPKYSKALLKRAKCYEALNRLDLALRDVGTVLDMEPNNIMALEVAERVKDVLEKKGLRVNDTVIELPPDYVEPSHNVLPRKETKSKSRKKKGNKDEDKKIHEDNTSGNTEDKIEEKKAVEITEEMKSVDIAEEMKSVDIGEEDKDVEISEEKKADVKVVVEEKITTMEEVPKRCVKLVLGEDIRWAQLPVNCTLLQLREVISDRFPRSKAVLIKYRDQEGDLVTITTNEELRWAEESAESEGSVRLYIVEVSPDQDPFFEKLRIEGDKLNYGAENGTMVKQKDMKGSPCIEDWIIDFAQLFKNYAGLESDAYLDLHELGMKFYSEAMEETVTSEEAQDIFDIAGEKFQEMGALALFNWGNVHMARARKKVYIAEDSTKESIFSTIKAAYEWAQKEYMEAGKRYKEALHIKPDFYEGYLALAQQQFEQAKLSWYYAISSSVDLETWPSTEVLRLYNNAEDNMEKGMQLWEEAEEQRLSELSSPTSGKIQLQKMGLDGIVKDLSANEAAEQATNMRSQINLLWGTMLYERSIVEFKLGLPVWHECLDVAVEKFGLAGASSTDIAVMVKNHSSNDNALEGLGFKIDEIIQAWNEMYEAKKWQSGIPSFRLEPLLRRRVSKLHSALENALSDSTE, encoded by the exons ATGATGGGGAAGCAAAGTGGGAAGAAGAAGAAAAGTTCAGGTGATAGTCCAAAGCCAAACCAAAGTAGTGACAATAGTCCGAAAACCCAAGATAAGGATACAGAAGTTTTCATTGCAATGTCTCATGAATTGAAAGATGAGGGGAATAAGTTGTTTCAGAAAAGGGATCATGAAGGAGCTATGTTGAAGTATGAGAAAGCTCTCAAATTGCTTCCGAGAAATCACATTGATGTGTCCTATCTTCGGAGTAATATGGCGGCTTGTTATATGCAGATGGGGCTGAGTGAGTATCCCAGGGCTATTAATGAGTGTAATTTGGCTCTTGAAGTTACACCTAAGTATAGTAAGGCACTGCTGAAGAGGGCAAAGTGTTATGAGGCTTTGAATAGGTTGGATTTGGCTCTTAGAGATGTTGGTACCGTGTTGGACATGGAACCAAACAATATCATGGCATTGGAGGTTGCAGAAAGAGTGAAAGATGTGCTAGAGAAGAAGGGATTGAGGGTGAATGACACGGTGATTGAGTTGCCTCCTGATTATGTAGAACCAAGTCACAATGTGCTGCCAAGGAAAGAAACAAAATCAAAGAGTCGGAAGAAGAAAGGGAACAAAGATGAAGACAAGAAAATTCATGAGGACAATACTAGTGGGAATACTGAAGACAAGATTGAGGAGAAGAAGGCTGTAGAAATAACTGAAGAAATGAAGTCTGTGGATATAGCTGAGGAGATGAAGTCTGTGGATATAGGTGAGGAAGATAAGGATGTGGAAATATCTGAGGAAAAGAAGGCAGATGTGAAGGTAGTTGTGGAGGAAAAGATCACTACAATGGAAGAAGTGCCGAAAAGATGTGTGAAATTGGTGTTGGGAGAGGATATAAGATGGGCTCAGTTGCCAGTAAATTGTACCCTCCTCCAACTAAGAGAGGTGATCAGCGATCGGTTTCCAAGATCAAAAGCAGTTCTTATTAAATATAGAGACCAGGAAGGTGATTTGGTCACCATCACTACTAATGAAGAGCTGAGATGGGCTGAAGAATCAGCAGAATCGGAAGGGTCTGTCAGGCTTTACATAGTAGAAGTTAGTCCTGATCAGGATCCATTCTTTGAGAAACTGAGAATTGAAGGGGACAAGCTTAACTATGGAGCTGAGAATGGTACCATGGTAAAACAAAAGGACATGAAGGGGTCACCTTGCATTGAGGATTGGATTATTGATTTTGCTCAGCTATTCAAGAACTATGCTGGGCTTGAATCTGATGCATACTTGGATCTTCATGAACTTGGGATGAAGTTTTACTCTGAGGCTATGGAGGAGACAGTTACTAGTGAAGAAGCTCAAGACATTTTCGACATAGCAGGAGAGAAGTTCCAGGAAATGGGAGCTTTGGCATTGTTCAATTGGGGAAATGTTCACATGGCCAGGGCAAGGAAGAAGGTATATATCGCAGAAGATTCTACCAAAGAGTCTATCTTTTCAACCATTAAAGCTGCATATGAATGGGCACAGAAAGAATACATGGAAGCTGGAAAGAGATATAAAGAAGCGTTGCACATCAAACCCGATTTCTATGAAGGTTATTTGGCCCTTGCGCAGCAGCAGTTTGAACAAGCTAAACTTTCTTGGTATTATGCAATTAGCAGCAGTGTTGATTTGGAGACTTGGCCCTCTACAGAGGTTCTAAGACTTTATAACAATGCCGAAGACAACATGGAAAAGGGCATGCAGCTGTGGGAGGAAGCAGAAGAGCAACGGTTGAGTGAACTCTCCAGTCCAACTAGTGGTAAAATCCAGTTGCAGAAAATGGGTTTGGATGGGATTGTCAAAGACCTATCAGCAAATGAAGCTGCAGAACAAGCTACAAACATGAGGTCTCAGATAAACCTTCTGTGGGGTACCATGCTCTATGAGCGATCCATTGTGGAGTTCAAATTGGGGTTACCTGTATGGCATGAATGCTTGGACGTTGCAGTTGAGAAGTTTGGACTTGCTGGGGCATCTTCAACTGATATAGCTGTTATGGTCAAAAACCACTCTTCAAACGATAATGCATTGGAAG GTCTAGGGTTCAAGATTGATGAGATAATACAAGCATGGAATGAGATGTATGAAGCTAAGAAGTGGCAGAGTGGAATTCCATCATTTCGTTTAGAGCCATTACTTCGGCGGAGAGTTTCAAAACTTCATTCTGCTTTGGAGAATGCTTTATCAGACAGCACTGAATAG
- the LOC101299894 gene encoding protein OS-9 homolog has product MKVVLVLTLLGFVLCHLVSAEINTAHLGGTFSRSSREPKYKIEFHSEESPFLPEDDQESVVMPNKNGQNFICYMPTVEEAKSGKPILQQNTSSMIVETEKPVKMKTPDELLEVLKDQCFIRQEGWWAYEFCYQKKLRQIHVEDEKVVQEFVLGIYDAEATAAYNQNLSDISFLKDPRSKDAYQRYHPHQYTNGTTCDLTNQPRETEVRFVCSEPRAMISSITEIATCKYAVTIQCPTLCKHPLFQAERPVWQTINCNVLPKDYKETKAEDEESEIRQIVMVTDSESSDDLTE; this is encoded by the exons ATGAAGGTAGTACTGGTTCTCACTCTACTTGGGTTCGTTCTCTGCCACCTCGTCTCCGCCGAGATCAACACAGCTCATCTAG GTGGCACTTTTAGTCGCAGTTCTCGTGAGCCGAAGTACAAGATTGAATTCCATTCTGAAGAGTCTCCTTTTCTCCCT GAAGATGATCAGGAGTCTGTTGTTATGCCCAATAAGAATGGACAGAACTTTATATGTTACATGCCTACGGTGGAGGAAGCTAAGAGTGGGAAGCCAATTCTCCAGCAGAATACTAGCAGCATGATTGTGGAAACTGAGAAACCAGTTAAGATGAAGACACCAGATGAGCTGCTTGAAGTACTCAAGGACCAATGCTTTATCAGA CAAGAGGGTTGGTGGGCATATGAATTTTGCTATCAGAAGAAATTACGACAAATTCATGTGGAAGATGAAAAG GTTGTTCAGGAATTTGTTTTAGGCATATATGATGCCGAGGCCACTGCTGCATATAACCAGAATCTCTCTGACATATCTTTTCTTAAAGATCCACGCTCAAAAGATGCATACCAAAG GTATCATCCGCATCAATATACAAACGGAACCACTTGTGATCTTACAAACCAGCCTCGAGAGACTGAG GTGAGATTTGTATGCTCAGAGCCGAGGGCTATGATTAGTTCAATTACAGAGATAGCCACTTGCAAGTATGCAGTTACAATTCAATGCCCCACGCTTTGCAAGCATCC ATTATTCCAAGCAGAGAGACCGGTATGGCAGACCATTAATTGTAATGTTCTTCCCAAGGATTACAAGGAAACAAAAGCTGAGGATGAAGAATCTGAGATTAGGCAGATAGTTATGGTCACAGACAGCGAGTCCAGTGATGATTTGACCGAGTAA
- the LOC101299323 gene encoding NEDD8 ultimate buster 1-like produces MAKVKIAGTWVGVLEVELDSWTVPMLREEVAKRSSCEPGSINLICAGRVLKDGDGSESLTQLGVKNNAKILASRVCAQEGKSLGQELMAETERAQRLARVKAAATALSKRHADGSLPIEDFNIVLEDQSGKKVQMGSETDQRAIMMGLMLHTNAKQLIKAQNYQDALEVLTMGEEAFSLCDPKVIELVDNPSILQIDMVWCYFMLRDINWLSVAGIRLEKARQGLERAHGKDSSRVRLLQAGHYPERALYLRLELLEGVVAYHSGQVDKSMKVLTSAQEKFTQLQVPDESLSLVMSMGFRERDAKRALRMSNQDVSSAVDFLVDQKAKRAQKREDDIQRRNEIMEQKKYGTTPLKKAVDMEKLNQLVSIGFEKELAAEALRRNENDSEKALDDLTNPETNSSIQQHLESRKNKRQRQAVDASVEALVRMGFDRSLVVEALQGGGTMDQAIRQLLSGQAPNPTNAAGQSEAIPAVDANNNSQSEAATDIANSLASMLDNQNGQVGGPSTSTNASERDAEMESELAEELAQGDAFTDYDIEVTKEGEAISEYLALLNSAGTM; encoded by the exons ATGGCGAAAGTGAAGATTGCAGGGACATGGGTGGGTGTGTTGGAGGTTGAATTGGACAGCTGGACGGTGCCGATGTTGAGAGAAGAGGTTGCAAAGCGATCAAGCTGCGAGCCGGGGTCGATCAATTTGATTTGCGCCGGAAGGGTTTTGAAAGACGGCGACGGCAGCGAGAGTTTGACCCAGTTGGGTGTTAAGAACAACGCCAAGATTCTGGCGAGCAGGGTTTGTGCTCAGGAGGGTAAGTCTTTGGGTCAGGAGTTGATGGCTGAGACTGAACGGGCTCAGAGACTAGCGAGAGTCAA GGCTGCAGCGACTGCGTTGTCCAAAAGGCACGCGGATGGTTCATTGCCGATTGAAGATTTCAATATAGTACTGGAAGATCAGAGTGGGAAGAAAGTGCAAATGGGGTCGGAGACTGATCAACG GGCAATCATGATGGGACTGATGCTTCATACCAATGCAAAGCAACTGATTAAAGCACAAAATTACCAAGATGCATTGGAAGTGCTCACCATGGGGGAG GAAGCTTTCTCTCTCTGTGATCCGAAGGTTATTGAG TTGGTTGACAATCCTTCCATACTGCAAATCGATATGGTTTGGTGTTATTTCATGCTTAGAGACATCAACTGGCTCTCAGTGGCAGGAATTCGCCTTGAGAAAGCCAGACAAGGACTTGAACGAGCTCATGGGAAGGACTCTTCTCGTGTTAGGCTCCTTCAGGCAGGTCACTATCCAGAGCGTGCACT ATATTTGAGACTGGAGCTGCTGGAAGGTGTGGTGGCATATCACAGTGGACAGGTTGATAAGTCAATGAAGGTGTTGACCTCTGCACAAGAGAAGTTCACCCAG CTTCAGGTGCCGGATGAATCCCTTTCTCTTGTGATGAGTATGGGCTTTAGAGAAAGAGATGCAAAAAGGGCATTGAGGATGAGCAATCAAGATGTCTCCAGTGCTGTTGATTTTCTTGTTGACCAGAAAGCAAAGAGAGCCCAAAAGCGGGAAGATGATATTCAGCGGCGTAATGAAATTAT GGAGCAAAAGAAGTATGGTACCACACCCCTGAAGAAAGCTGTGGATATGGAGAAATTGAACCAACTGGTCTCCATTGG ATTTGAAAAGGAACTTGCTGCTGAAGCACTTCGAAGAAATGAGAATGACAGTGAGAAGGCATTAGATGATTTGACAAATCCAGAGACCAATTCTTCCATTCAG CAACACCTTGAATCAAGGAAAAATAAGCGACAGCGCCAAGCAGTAGATGCTTCAGTTGAAGCTCTTGTACGCATGGGCTTTGACAGATCATTAG TGGTCGAGGCTTTGCAGGGTGGAGGGACAATGGACCAAGCAATCCGTCAACTGCTCTCAGGACAGGCACCAAACCCTACAAATGCTGCTGGCCAATCAGAGGCAATCCCTGCAGTTGATGCTAACAACAATAGCCAATCTGAAGCTGCTACTGACATTGCAAATTCTCTTGCTTCAATGCTTGATAATCAAAATGGTCAAGTCGGAGGTCCTTCAACATCTACTAATGCATCAGAGCGTGATGCAGAAATGGAAAGCGAACTTGCTGAAGAACTAGCACAAGGAGATGCTTTCACTGACTATGACATTGAAGTTACCAAAGAAGGTGAAGCCATAAGTGAGTACTTGGCTCTACTTAATTCCGCAGGAACAATGTGA